A stretch of Coccidioides posadasii str. Silveira chromosome 2, complete sequence DNA encodes these proteins:
- a CDS encoding uncharacterized protein (EggNog:ENOG410PHRF~COG:H~BUSCO:1757at33183) codes for MEGFVVLLGIFLLWLGKMSLSTLLRISRLRKERHDASFLKTSEKSSSKQKTVDAGAVDGESAENLYPENVETIRSREFPLLKSTTYLDHGGATLYAKSLIDDFSREMTSHIFGNPHSASSSSQLSTQRVDDARLRLLQFFNASPDDFDIVFVANATAGIKLVTEALRDYDQRGFWYGYHLDSHTSLVGPRNVATRGSRCFLDSNGVQEWIDGLGASPSGQEEKPYPKLFAYPAQSNMTGSRLGLEWCKSIRAKTGGKQNVFTLYDAAAHVSSSPLDLSDSDSAPDFTVLSLYKIFGFPDIGVLIVRKAARHTFEKRTYFGGGTVGMVITLGEEWHAKRNDAVHDGLEDGTLPFHSIVAVHSALDVHKRLYGSMRNVSWHTAALAKNLYCRLEGLRHSNGEKVCEIYKSSYSTYGDPATQGPVVAFNLKDSRGSWVGSSDVEKLAAVKDIHIRSGGLCNPGGIASYLHFNPEEMKRNYTSGLRCGNETDLMGEKPSGAIRVSLGAMSSMRDIDTFVNFISDFYVEKETRTSLPEAPVPSTPLNPEFYIEQIYVYPIKSCGALVIPEGEQWEVKPEGLAWDREWCLIHLGTNTALNQKKYPRMALIRPIIDFKKGFLRITCGTTESEDWNSIEIPLFPDDTKGQTAIQMQQNAKAATVCGDTVTVRVYSTPTVTAFFSDFLSTPCTLARLPPQSTMRYYKPRLPATETNKRSSILSTTFSKLRPSLHRNPILLSNESPMLLVSRSSVNRLNEEIKTRQHNAKTVPCNVFRANIIVSEDLSPSRMDRRTGDNESLTEHPYIEDHWSGFRIGNWKFDVLSSCQRCQMVCIDQDTGVRSEEPYSTLAKTRKINGKVYFGRHICLANASSGRQGLCPTVKVGDRVEPFYGSS; via the exons ATGGAGGGCTTCGTGGTGCTTTTGGGGATATTCTT ATTGTGGCTAGGGAAGATGTCGTTGTCGACACTCTTGAGAATTTCTAGACTTAGGAAAGAAAGACATGATGCGTCATTTTTGAAGACAAGTGAGAAATCGTCTAGCAAGCAGAAGACGGTAGACGCCGGTGCCGTGGATGGCGAGAGTGCGGAAAACCTCTACCCGGAAAACGTGGAGACGATACGGAGTCGTGAGTTTCCTCTGCTAAAAA GCACGACTTATCTCGACCATGGAGGTGCAACGCTATATGCAAAAAGCCTCATCGATGACTTTTCACGGGAGATGACCTCCCACATTTTCGGGAACCCGCACTCTgcgtcttcttcttctcagcTGTCTACTCAGCGGGTAGACGATGCACGGCTAAGGTTGTTACAGTTCTTTAACGCAAGCCCGGACGATTTTGATATTGTCTTTGTCGCCAATGCTACTGCAGGCATCAAACTCGTTACAGAGGCTTTGCGGGACTATGACCAAAGGGGTTTTTGGTATGGGTATCATCTGGATTCGCATACCAGTCTGGTTGGACCGCGAAATGTTGCGACTCGAGGAAGCAGGTGCTTCCTTGACTCCAATGGCGTACAAGAGTGGATTGATGGTCTGGGTGCTTCGCCGAGCGGACAGGAGGAGAAACCATACCCCAAGCTGTTCGCATATCCCGCCCAGTCAAACATGACTGGATCGCGTTTGGGTCTTGAATGGTGCAAATCCATTCGAGCGAAGACAGGGGGAAAGCAGAATGTCTTTACTTTATATGATGCGGCAGCCCATGTTTCCAGTTCGCCATTGGATCTGAGTGACTCGGATTCGGCTCCCGATTTCACCGTGTTGAGCCTCTACAAGATATTTGGGTTTCCGGACATCGGCGTTCTTATCGTTCGCAAGGCGGCAAGACATACCTTTGAAAAGAGAACCTATTTTGGTGGAGGTACGGTCGGAATGGTCATCACTCTCGGAGAGGAATGGCATGCCAAACGAAACGATGCCGTCCATGACGGACTCGAGGATGGAACGCTACCTTTCCACAGTATCGTGGCGGTACATTCTGCGCTTGATGTACATAAGCGACTTTATGGTTCAATGCGAAATGTGTCTTGGCACACTGCCGCACTAGCGAAGAATTTATACTGTCGCCTCGAAGGTTTGAGACATTCCAACGGAGAAAAGGTCTGTGAAATATATAAATCGTCGTATTCTACATATGGCGATCCAGCTACACAGGGACCGGTGGTCGCATTCAACTTGAAGGATAGTCGTGGGTCGTGGGTAGGGAGTTCGGACGTTGAGAAACTCGCCGCCGTCAAAGACATTCATATTCGCTCCGGAGGTCTTTGCAACCCTGGCGGAATAGCATCATATCTTCATTTTAACCCCGAagagatgaagagaaacTATACCTCTGGCTTGCGCTGTGGCAATGAAACTGATTTGATGGGCGAAAAGCCGTCTGGAGCAATACGAGTTAGTCTCGGTGCGATGAGCAGTATGCGAGATATCGATACCTTTGTTAATTTTATTTCCGACTTCTATGTCGAAAAAGAAACGCGTACGTCTCTGCCCGAAGCCCCGGTCCCATCGACCCCCCTGAATCCAGAGTTTTATATTGAACAAATTTACGTTTATCCGATTAAGAGCTGCGGAGCACTTGTCATTCCTGAGGGTGAACAATGGGAGGTCAAGCCAGAGGGCCTCGCATGGGATAGGGAGTGGTGCCTTATACATTTGGGGACAAACACAGCGCTTAATCAAAAGAAGTATCCCAGGATGGCTCTCATCCGCCCCATTATTGATTTCAAGAAAGGCTTCTTGCGAATTACTTGTGGAACCACTGAATCCGAGGACTGGAACTCAATCGAAATACCCCTATTCCCTGACGATACGAAGGGGCAAACAGCTATTCAGATGCAGCAGAATGCGAAGGCAGCGACGGTTTGTGGAGATACCGTCACCGTACGGGTATACTCGACTCCAACTGTAACAGCTTTCTTTTCGGATTTCCTCTCCACTCCTTGTACTCTCGCTAGACTACCTCCTCAGTCTACAATGCGATATTATAAGCCTCGCCTGCCTGCAACCGAGACGAATAAGCGATCAAGCATTCTGTCGACCACATTTTCCAAGCTCAGACCTTCACTTCACCGAAACCCTATTCTTCTATCAAACGAAAGCCCCATGCTTCTTGTCTCCCGGTCAAGTGTCAATAGACTTAATGAGGAGATAAAGACACGCCAACACAACGCCAAAACAGTACCCTGTAATGTCTTTCGTGCCAATATTATCGTTTCTGAGGACCTGTCCCCTTCGAGAATGGACAGGCGGACCGGCGATAATGAATCCTTGACAGAACATCCTTACATCGAAGACCATTGGTCCGGCTTCCGGATAGGAAATTGGAAGTTCGATGTCCTTTCATCCTGTCAGCGGTGTCAGATGGTGTGTATCGACCAGGATACGGGTGTTCGAAGCGAAGAGCCGTATTCAACGCTTGCGAAGACAAGGAAGATCAATGGAAAGGTGTATTTTGGGCGTCATATCTGTTTGGCTAATGCTTCGTCGGGACGCCAGGGGCTTTGTCCAACCGTGAAGGTTGGGGATAGAGTTGAACCATTTTATGGGAGTTCGTAA
- a CDS encoding uncharacterized protein (EggNog:ENOG410PQBV~COG:S~TransMembrane:4 (i12-29o41-58i70-92o141-162i)~BUSCO:14603at33183) — protein MFSGLFFICWRAGQLVTLIPPLGMLSWFIDGFVKANMLTPTYILVLFIVTVLASVWAVETLVRYSSTKRSAIFVSFVDICFFGSFVASVYLLRGIAVENCNSFTRSQFLQSLGPFGFWGQRTNNPLSQDPTKVCSMLKASFAFAILNTMSFFFTAIFAYFLWQHETKHQGEKRSRRHSHSSRRSQHRHRSSSGRRGDYHV, from the exons ATGTTTTCCGGACTCTTTTTCATCTGTTGGAGGGCAGGGCAGCTGGTCACTCTCATCCCGCCCTTGGGCATGCTG TCCTGGTTCATCGATGGCTTCGTAAAGGCCAACATGCTCACCCCAACCTACATCCTCGTGCTATTCATCGTCACCGTGCTTGCTTCCGTATGGGCAGTCGAAACGCTCGTCCGCTACAGTAGCACCAAACGATCCGCGATATTCGTCTCCTTCGTCGACATCTGCTTCTTCGGCTCCTTCGTTGCAAGTGTTTATCTTCTCCGGGGCATTGCTGTCGAAAACTGTAACAGCTTTACCCGCAGCCAATTCCTTCAGTCCCTAGGACCATTTGGGTTCTGGGGCCAGCGGACAAATAATCCTCTTAGCCAAGACCCAACGAAAGTCTGTTCGATGCTGAAGGCTTCCTTTGCGTTTGCTATTCTGAACACGATGTCGTTCTTTTTCACGGCCATTTTCGCGTATTTCTTGTGGCAGCATGAGACTAAGCATCAGGGAGAGAAGAGATCGCGCCGGCATAGCCATTCCAGCAGACGGAGCCAGCATCGCCATCGAAGCAGCTCTGGTCGACGGGGTGATTATCATGTTTGA
- a CDS encoding uncharacterized protein (EggNog:ENOG410PMFW~COG:I~TransMembrane:6 (i21-41o68-91i122-145o198-215i227-249o255-273i)~BUSCO:9262at33183), with translation MESQLPNKLPFSKKPLRARVIISYILDYVILVALVIGFFILDKVEPHHQHFSLRNYTLQYPFAEHERIPMYLALAITGGVPIVVIAVYTIVIDGLFSHHKPTNPATGRRKVMGRYRLKDRLWELNCGILGLFLSQAAAFVITSALKNAAGKPRPDFIDRCRPRPGSEDAPVFGLSNSTICTQTDNAIMKDGFRSFPSGHSSSAFAGLFYLSLYLAGKLHVLDSRGEVWKTFVVLMPTLGAGLVSVSRIMDARHHPFDVISGSLLGILCAWMSYRQYFPSITEAWKKGRAHPIRTWGTIPQPPELVERRRFELDDDDDDEAKPMAPRDEEYQGVTSARPPMFPSQRRETEFSAVGDNPFQPPRAYSRRRRDDVDPNYSSSSGDSHGGYEMQSAYKGGTQASESQERLDSGRPTDIAFHSSSQRRPSSPSPLRR, from the exons ATGGAGTCCCAGCTCCCAAACAAACTCCCTTTCTCCAAAAAGCCACTTCGCGCCAGGGTGATTATATC GTACATCCTAGACTATGTTATCCTAGT TGCCCTTGTCATCGGCTTCTTCATACTCGATAAAGTCGAGCCCCACCATCAGCACTTCTCCCTCCGAAACTACACCCTTCAATATCCCTTCGCCGAACATGAGCGCATCCCGATGTATCTAGCCCTCGCCATCACCGGCGGTGTCCCCATCGTCGTGATAGCAGTATATACGATTGTCATAGATGGGCTGTTTTCGCACCACAAGCCCACCAATCCTGCCACTGGACGAAGGAAGGTGATGGGGAGGTATCGGCTGAAGGATCGCCTTTGGGAATTGAACTGCGGGATTCTTGGCCTGTTTCTGTCCCAGGCCGCCGCTTTCGTTATCACTAGCGCCCTGAAGAATGCCGCGGGGAAGCCTCGACCGGACTTCATTGATCGTTGTCGCCCACGGCCCGGGAGCGAGGACGCACCAGTTTTTGGGCTGTCGAATTCAACTATCTGCACCCAAACTGACAACGCTATCATGAAAGATGGATTTAGATCCTTCCCTTCTG GACACAGTAGCT CTGCATTTGCCGGACTCTTTTACCTTTCGCTCTATCTTGCGGGCAAGCTTCATGTTTTGGATAGTCGAGGAGAAGTTTGGAAGACCTTCGTGGTCCTAATGCCCACACTTGGCGCGGGGCTGGTTTCCGTGTCGCGAATCATGGACGCCCGCCACCACCCATTTGACGTGATATCAGGATCGTTGCTGGGCATTTTATGCGCATGGATGTCTTACCGACAGTATTTCCCGTCTATTACGGAAGCATGGAAGAAGGGAAGAGCACATCCCATTCGGACCTGGGGAACTATCCCTCAGCCTCCAGAATTAGTCGAACGACGTCGTTTCGAActtgacgacgatgatgatgacgaagCTAAACCCATGGCCCCACGAGACGAGGAGTATCAGGGGGTAACGTCCGCTAGGCCGCCAATGTTTCCTTCACAGCGACGAGAGACTGAGTTTTCAGCCGTCGGCGACAATCCATTCCAACCTCCACGGGCGTACTCAAGACGAAGACGTGATGACGTAGATCCTAACTACTCGTCATCTAGTGGTGATTCACATGGCGGCTACGAGATGCAATCAGCTTACAAGGGAGGAACCCAAGCAAGCGAATCCCAAGAGCGTTTGGATTCGGGCCGTCCCACAGATATCGCCTTTCATTCATCGTCCCAACGAAGGCCGTCGTCGCCCAGCCCACTCCGTCGATGA
- a CDS encoding uncharacterized protein (SECRETED:SignalP(1-16)~EggNog:ENOG410PQ3Z~COG:S~BUSCO:15050at33183): MKFLAIGCLLAIGANGLYIKSGAIRAPDHLRLRSANSSICGTQLTDNFEFPHLIVPVNSSAPDTALGTSFNGQVSSTISSLFNFDIPAGGELKTCSLVFHFPSTMQHPSNYYTFEGDGNIRFGKLETPAQVTSTFNNAPPVREDYGSFAMQPGNAYSIANFQCPMGEKIAFQMSNAGSTVLSYFQNYGDPPFGLFITRCTGQ, from the exons ATGAAGTTCCTCGCTATTGGTTGTCTTCTCGCAATCGGTGCGAATGGCTTGTACATCAAATCCGGGGCGATCAGGGCCCCGGATCATCTGAGATTGAGATCAGCAAACAGCTCCATCTGCGGCACCCAACTCACCGACAATTTCGAGTTCCCGCATTTGATTGTCCCCGTCAACTCGTCTGCACCCGACACTGCGCTGGGCACCTCATTCAATGGCCAAGTGTCATCGACTATCTCGTCGTTATTTAACTTTGACATCCCCGCGGGCGGCGAGCTCAAGACCTGCTCGCTCGTTTTCCACTTCCCAAGCACGATGCAGCACCCATCCAACTACTACACTTTCGAAGGGGATGGGAATATTCGCTTCGGTAAGCTCGAGACTCCAGCTCAGGTCACGTCCACGTTCAACAATGCACCGCCGGTGCGTGAGGATTATGGGAGCTTTGCCATGCAGCCTGGAAATGCGTATAGTATTGCGAATTTCCAGTGTCCGATGGGAGAGAAGATTGCGTTTCAAATGTCAAATGCTGGCTCGACGGTTCTGAGCTACTTCCAAAATTATGGAGACCCTCC ATTCGGCCTCTTCATCACCCGCTGCACTGGCCAGTAG